From Candidatus Poribacteria bacterium, a single genomic window includes:
- a CDS encoding ABC transporter ATP-binding protein has protein sequence MGIVVEGKGLTKYFGEGDARVVAVDQVDIAIEESELVMFMGDSGCGKTTLISLLGCILTPSEGDVWIDREQIDYQNHDLSQLRSEKIGFVFQLFNLIPYLTAVENVMVAMDIVGMKGNDAEKRAAELLTQVGLEQRLHHRPAQLSGGEKQRVSFARALANKPKIIFADEPTANLDSRQGANLMNLVRELRQEHQTTIAIVTHHEGLKKDADRVIQMKDGKILSV, from the coding sequence ATGGGGATCGTTGTTGAAGGGAAAGGATTAACAAAATATTTTGGTGAGGGAGATGCGAGGGTTGTAGCTGTTGATCAAGTTGATATCGCCATTGAAGAGAGCGAATTGGTGATGTTCATGGGCGACAGTGGTTGTGGTAAGACGACGCTAATCAGTCTACTCGGTTGTATCCTTACACCGAGCGAAGGTGATGTTTGGATTGATAGAGAACAGATTGACTACCAAAATCACGACCTGTCCCAACTTCGCAGCGAGAAAATCGGCTTTGTGTTTCAGCTATTCAACCTTATCCCGTATTTAACAGCGGTGGAAAATGTGATGGTCGCCATGGATATTGTTGGTATGAAAGGTAACGATGCGGAAAAGCGTGCGGCGGAACTTCTCACTCAGGTTGGGTTGGAACAACGTTTACACCATCGACCCGCACAGCTTTCAGGCGGCGAAAAGCAGCGCGTCTCCTTTGCGCGTGCTCTGGCCAACAAGCCCAAAATCATCTTTGCCGATGAACCTACCGCGAATCTTGATAGCCGGCAGGGTGCGAATCTGATGAATCTTGTTCGGGAGCTGCGCCAAGAACACCAAACCACGATCGCAATCGTAACCCATCACGAGGGCTTAAAGAAGGATGCGGATCGGGTGATTCAGATGAAAGATGGAAAGATTTTGTCTGTGTAG
- a CDS encoding phytanoyl-CoA dioxygenase family protein encodes MSTSKFVPFKETDPYIDSADTLTAQFAENGYLFFRDLLDKERVETVRDNIVDVLKAHGFVDKAVNSDPIWSGKWPEANEFSPDGTVTKAVVDLGILEALSVAPELIEVLERVLGGEVFCWADNKGRLRLMLSGEKSMQVADGPKFSFTTPPHQDYYFFRPVEFCTVWIPLMDIDAFIGGLAIERDSHKEGLHEVWWKGKDYLGVAENPGQAKAWREEGGVVVAGKTKPKDTVRVWLRSDYQLGDVLIFHPLMMHTGVANASDKVRISSDFRYQRKGTQTNWESHTPMVESSKYFGEIFKCLDELVVKTGVYEKVWETMRIEGPNGKVDCDVSKRVKELVEQMNASD; translated from the coding sequence ATGTCTACATCAAAATTTGTTCCCTTCAAGGAAACAGATCCTTACATTGACAGTGCTGACACCTTGACGGCACAATTTGCCGAGAACGGCTATCTCTTCTTTAGAGATCTGCTTGATAAGGAACGGGTAGAGACAGTCAGAGATAACATCGTTGACGTACTGAAAGCGCATGGATTTGTTGATAAAGCCGTTAACTCAGATCCGATTTGGTCGGGAAAATGGCCCGAAGCGAATGAGTTTTCACCCGACGGAACGGTTACAAAAGCTGTCGTTGATCTGGGTATACTCGAAGCGCTGTCTGTCGCACCTGAACTCATCGAAGTGTTGGAACGAGTACTGGGTGGAGAGGTTTTCTGCTGGGCGGATAACAAGGGCAGACTCCGACTAATGCTCAGTGGTGAAAAGAGTATGCAGGTCGCAGATGGCCCCAAGTTCTCTTTTACAACACCGCCCCATCAAGACTACTATTTCTTTCGCCCTGTGGAATTTTGCACCGTCTGGATTCCGCTAATGGACATTGATGCTTTCATTGGTGGGCTGGCGATTGAGCGTGATTCACACAAAGAGGGTTTACATGAGGTTTGGTGGAAGGGCAAAGATTATCTTGGGGTCGCTGAAAATCCAGGGCAAGCCAAAGCTTGGCGAGAAGAAGGAGGTGTCGTTGTTGCCGGTAAAACAAAGCCCAAGGATACAGTTCGCGTCTGGCTTCGATCCGATTACCAACTCGGAGATGTCCTTATTTTCCATCCATTGATGATGCATACCGGCGTGGCAAATGCTTCTGACAAAGTGAGGATTTCTAGCGATTTCAGGTATCAGCGTAAAGGCACCCAAACGAATTGGGAATCTCACACCCCTATGGTTGAGTCCTCGAAATACTTCGGTGAGATTTTTAAATGCTTAGATGAACTAGTTGTAAAAACAGGGGTGTATGAAAAAGTATGGGAAACCATGCGTATAGAAGGTCCGAACGGGAAGGTGGATTGCGATGTATCTAAGCGGGTGAAAGAACTGGTTGAACAGATGAACGCCTCAGATTAG